From a single Cyclobacterium marinum DSM 745 genomic region:
- a CDS encoding IMP dehydrogenase → MANIINEISRTFSEYLILPGLTRKSNTPDAVNLKTPLVKYKKGEVPKITLNIPFVSAIMQSVSDNGLAIALAKEGGLSFIFGSQSIEGQVKMVMEVKKYKAGFVESRANLTPEHTLEDVLALKKETSFSTVGVTDDGTSCGKLLGLITSRDYRVSKESLTKKVKDFMTPLSNLITAKDGITLNEANDTIWEHKLNNLPIVDKNGKLKYFVFRKDYDSHKDHPNELSDAKKRLVVGAGINTRDYEERVPALVEAGVDVLCIDSSDGFSEWQKDTISYVKEKYDGNVLIGAGNVVDREGFLYLAKAGADFVKVGVGGGSICITREQKGIGRGQATALIDVAKARDEYFIESGEYIPICSDGGIVQDYHITLALAMGADFLMMGRYFARFDESPTRKLLVGGNYVKEYWGEGSNRARNWQRYDMGGKDNLKFEEGVDSYVPYAGKLKDNLDQTIGKTKSTMCSCGISSIKELQSDAKLTLVSSTSIIEGGAHDVIVKDGKN, encoded by the coding sequence ATGGCAAATATAATAAATGAAATTTCAAGGACCTTCAGCGAGTACTTGATATTACCCGGATTAACAAGGAAGTCAAACACCCCAGACGCAGTAAATCTAAAAACACCATTAGTTAAGTATAAAAAAGGGGAAGTTCCGAAAATCACCTTAAATATTCCATTTGTCTCTGCCATTATGCAATCGGTATCAGACAATGGACTTGCCATCGCTTTGGCAAAAGAAGGAGGCTTGTCATTTATCTTTGGTTCTCAGTCAATTGAAGGTCAAGTCAAAATGGTGATGGAGGTAAAAAAATATAAGGCTGGTTTTGTAGAAAGCAGAGCCAATTTAACGCCTGAACATACTTTAGAGGATGTATTGGCCTTAAAAAAAGAGACGAGTTTCTCAACTGTTGGAGTAACAGATGATGGCACCTCTTGTGGTAAACTATTAGGGCTAATAACGAGTAGGGATTACAGGGTTAGCAAGGAAAGTTTGACTAAGAAAGTGAAAGATTTTATGACACCCTTATCCAATTTGATAACAGCTAAGGATGGAATTACATTAAATGAGGCTAATGATACCATCTGGGAGCATAAATTGAACAATTTGCCAATTGTCGATAAGAATGGCAAATTAAAGTATTTTGTGTTTCGCAAAGATTATGACAGCCATAAAGACCACCCAAACGAGCTGTCAGATGCTAAGAAAAGGTTGGTCGTAGGGGCAGGGATTAACACAAGAGATTATGAGGAAAGGGTACCTGCATTAGTAGAAGCTGGTGTTGATGTGTTATGTATTGACTCTTCAGATGGCTTCTCAGAATGGCAAAAAGACACCATCTCTTATGTGAAAGAAAAATACGATGGCAATGTTTTGATTGGTGCCGGTAATGTGGTAGATAGAGAAGGCTTTCTATATTTAGCCAAAGCTGGTGCCGATTTTGTTAAAGTTGGTGTTGGGGGCGGTTCTATCTGTATTACTAGGGAACAGAAAGGTATAGGTAGAGGACAAGCTACAGCACTTATCGATGTTGCCAAAGCCAGAGATGAGTATTTTATAGAAAGTGGAGAATATATTCCCATCTGTTCAGATGGTGGAATTGTCCAGGATTATCATATTACCTTGGCACTTGCCATGGGGGCGGATTTCTTGATGATGGGGAGGTATTTTGCCCGTTTTGATGAAAGTCCGACGAGAAAACTTCTAGTAGGTGGAAATTATGTCAAAGAATATTGGGGCGAGGGTTCTAATAGAGCAAGAAATTGGCAACGCTATGATATGGGAGGAAAGGACAATTTGAAATTTGAAGAAGGCGTAGACAGTTATGTTCCTTATGCAGGTAAATTAAAAGATAATTTAGACCAAACTATTGGGAAAACTAAATCAACCATGTGTAGCTGTGGAATATCCTCAATTAAGGAATTACAATCCGATGCCAAATTGACTTTGGTATCATCGACCAGTATCATTGAAGGTGGTGCGCATGATGTAATTGTGAAAGACGGTAAAAATTAA